A genomic region of Gossypium hirsutum isolate 1008001.06 chromosome D01, Gossypium_hirsutum_v2.1, whole genome shotgun sequence contains the following coding sequences:
- the LOC107928609 gene encoding pentatricopeptide repeat-containing protein At4g04790, mitochondrial isoform X1, with product MTASKAKTLSSLFKTAVRNATKESSSLPSGDKPLKQFVSSLDTSSYPSPSSASFRIRSPQPTKKPANDGSLHSWLLQPASTSENSIGGFTDELHSILCTGHPESSKDIEEMMDNGSSLERVLNIPWLSNVSNNNISLRRKELSRERKQKWVFKKTQSGRFNRLIKMCGDKLGTKATIEVFDKLGRDTGLKEYNALIAVCLEKARTSNDEDDALEHMSEAFKTLKKMRERGFQVEEGTYGPFLMYFIDMGMVEEFFFFCGPIKEGNPSSVTRLGYYEMLLWIGVNNEEKIQELCNCIVAADEEDDFKLKENYLLALCESGRKDIMQLLEVIDITRISSVNVVANIFESLGRLSFDSFAEKFLWTLKNNDYKMADISRLIFSYVSAIPNLAVEDLFLKFKSLHMKFEITPSSASYEKLITYCCDLHKVHFALDIVHQMCEEGLSLSIEMLHSILHASEENYEYNLVRRIYSLIGCHNVKPTSETFRSMINLSVKMKDFNGAYAMLDDLKKLNISPTSTIYNTILAGYFRESNISGAMMVLKQMESEDVKPDSHTYSYLIANCNCEEDITKYCEAMKAAGIQVTKHIFMALINAYTACGQIEKAKQVVLDKGIPVNSLNEIKGALASALACSGMMPDALNIYKEIKQNGGTLEPKPVISLIEHFTSEGDVNILLQLLEELHDPDYWFDGCCRAVVHCVTKKHLRLALDLLKQLKDEFHKDDLALDVVFDEVFSVIAERQPNDLQIGLALLQAMKDELGLTPSRKSLDFLLASCVSAKDLQSSLLIWREYQAAGLRCNILTFLRMYQALLASGDPKSAKTLLTKIPTEDPHVRCIIKACQMTYVQSTSSKMKKQKVQKKNKT from the exons ATGACCGCTTCTAAAGCCAAAACCCTTAGCTCCTTATTTAAAACCGCCGTTAGAAATGCCACTAAAGAGTCCTCCTCTTTACCCTCCGGTGACAAACCCCTAAAACAGTTCGTCTCCTCCCTTGACACCTCGTCATACCCATCCCCATCATCCGCTTCATTCAGAATACGTTCACCTCAACCTACCAAGAAACCCGCCAATGATGGTAGCCTTCACAGCTGGTTGCTACAACCTGCTTCAACTTCTG AGAATTCAATCGGGGGATTCACAGATGAGCTACATTCTATATTATGTA CTGGTCATCCAGAAAGTTCGAAGGATATCGAAGAAATGATGGATAATGGGAGTTCTTTAGAGAGAGTATTAAATATACCCTGGCTTTCTAACGTGTCTAACAATAACATATCCCTTAGGAGAAAAGAACTATCACGTGAAAGGAAACAGAAATGGGTGTTCAAGAAAACCCAGTCTGGTCGATTTAATCGGTTAATAAAGATGTGTGGAGATAAATTGGGCACAAAAGCTACTATAGAGGTTTTTGATAAATTGGGAAGAGATACTGGTTTGAAAGAGTACAATGCTCTAATAGCAGTTTGCCTGGAGAAGGCTAGGACCAGCAATGATGAAGATGATGCTTTAGAACATATGTCTGAGGCTTTTAAAACTTTGAAGAAAATGAGGGAACGGGGATTTCAGGTAGAGGAGGGCACATACGGTCCATTCCTTATGTATTTTATTGACATGGGTATGGTAGAAGAGTTCTTTTTTTTCTGTGGACCTATCAAAGAAGGGAATCCGAGTTCTGTTACTAGGTTAGGTTACTATGAGATGCTGTTGTGGATAGGAGTCAATAATGAAGAAAAGATCCAAGAACTTTGTAATTGTATTGTAGCTGCTGATGAGGAAGATGATTTTAAATTAAAAG AAAATTATTTGTTAGCACTTTGTGAAAGTGGAAGGAAGGACATCATGCAACTTTTAGAGGTTATtgatataacaagaatttcatcTGTGAACGTAGTTGCAAATATATTTGAATCATTGGGGAGGCTATCATTTGATTCATTTGCTGAGAAATTCCTTTGGACGTTAAAAAACAATG ATTACAAAATGGCTGATATCTCAAGGCTCATCTTTAGTTATGTCAGTGCCATTCCTAATTTAGCG GTTGAGGatttgtttttgaaattcaaaagcTTGCACATGAAATTCGAGATAACACCTTCATCCGCATCATATGAGAAGCTCATTACCTATTGCTGTGATTTACACAAG GTACATTTCGCTCTTGACATAGTTCACCAGATGTGTGAAGAGGGTTTGAGCTTGTCTATAGAGATGCTACATAGCATATTGCATGCTAGTGAAGAGAATTATGAGTATAATTTG GTTCGGCGAATTTATTCTTTGATTGGCTGCCATAATGTGAAGCCCACCAGTGAGACTTTCAGGAGTATGATAAATTTGTCTGTGAAAATGAAAGAT TTCAACGGAGCATATGCAATGCTTGATGACTTGAAGAAATTAAATATCTCACCCACATCTACTATTTATAATACCATACTTGCAGGATATTTTCGAGAG AGCAACATTAGTGGTGCCATGATGGTACTCAAGCAAATGGAAAGTGAAGATGTAAAACCAGATTCTCATACTTATAGCTATCTAATAGCCAACTGCAATTGTGAAGAGGATATTACAAAG TACTGCGAAGCAATGAAGGCTGCTGGAATTCAAGTCACAAAGCATATTTTTATGGCACTTATAAATGCATATACAGCTTGTGGGCAAATTGAGAAGGCAAAACAG gtagTCTTAGACAAAGGGATACCTGTTAACAGCCTGAACGAGATCAAAGGTGCACTTGCATCAGCCCTTGCTTGTAGTGGGATGATGCCTGATGCATTAAATATTTACAAGGAAATCAAGCAAAATGGGGGCACTTTGGAGCCTAAACCTGTTATCTCTCTCATT GAGCATTTTACTTCTGAGGGAGATGTGAATATATTACTTCAACTATTGGAGGAATTACATGATCCAGACTATTGGTTTGATGGCTGTTGCAGAGCGGTTGTACATTGTGTTACAAAAAAGCACTTAAG ATTGGCTCTTGATTTGCTCAAGCAGCTTAAGGATGAGTTTCATAAGGATGATTTGGCTTTGGATGTTGTTTTCGACGAG GTATTCAGTGTAATTGCAGAGAGGCAGCCAAACGATTTACAGATTGGCCTGGCTTTGCTTCAAGCCATGAAGGACGAATTAGGCCTTACTCCTTCTCGTAAAAGTCTTGATTTTCTCCTTGCTTCTTGCGTAAGCGCAAAAGATTTACAGAGCTCTCTTTTAATTTGGAGAGAATACCAGGCGGCTGGCCTTCGTTGCAACATTTTAACATTCCTGAG GATGTATCAAGCCCTTTTGGCTTCAGGGGATCCCAAGTCTGCAAAGACTTTGCTGACTAAAATTCCAACAGAGGATCCGCATGTTCGATGCATTATCAAGGCATGTCAAATGACTTACGTTCAGTCTACCTCGAGCAAGATGAAGAAGCAGAAGGTACAGAAGAAGAATAAAACTTGA
- the LOC107928615 gene encoding protein NDR1, protein MPFAKPSLGKEKKKKEDNSQSPENMSDSDGGCCRCCCSFIFTLGLTALFMWLSLRTSNPKCSIENFYLPSLDTTLKNPNDTTLNLTLKLENTNKDKGIKYDAVKVAVSDSQNRNHVVANVSVPGFYQGHKKKAKKNGTGTANLTVASQVTSNNGMRVFWVDLSTSVKFKIMFWYTKKHKIRVGANMTVNATGVKVERKGIKLKSMAPRMGSFCVVMGSLLNFLVFSLLHF, encoded by the coding sequence ATGCCCTTTGCAAAACCTTCActgggaaaagagaaaaaaaaaaaagaagacaatTCTCAGTCACCAGAAAACATGTCGGATTCCGATGGGGGATGTTGTCGATGTTGTTGTAGCTTCATCTTCACTTTGGGTCTAACAGCACTTTTCATGTGGCTAAGTCTACGTACTTCCAACCCCAAATGTTCTATTGAAAATTTTTACTTACCTTCTCTAGATACAACCTTAAAGAACCCAAACGATACTACCTTAAACCTGACCTTAAAGCTAGAAAACACCAACAAAGACAAAGGGATTAAGTATGATGCTGTGAAAGTCGCAGTTTCTGATTCTCAAAACAGAAATCATGTTGTAGCTAATGTTTCAGTGCCGGGGTTTTACCAGGGTCACAAAAAGAAGGCTAAAAAGAATGGTACAGGGACAGCTAACTTGACGGTGGCTTCGCAGGTGACTTCCAACAACGGGATGAGGGTTTTCTGGGTGGATTTGTCGACTTCAGTGAAATTTAAGATCATGTTTTGGTATACAAAGAAGCATAAGATTAGGGTAGGAGCAAATATGACGGTCAACGCTACCGGTGTTAAGGTTGAACGTAAAGGGATCAAGCTTAAATCCATGGCGCCAAGGATGGGAAGTTTTTGTGTGGTGATGGGATCTTTGCTGAATTTCTTAGTCTTCAGTTTGCTTCATTTTTAG
- the LOC107928609 gene encoding pentatricopeptide repeat-containing protein At4g04790, mitochondrial isoform X2, giving the protein MTASKAKTLSSLFKTAVRNATKESSSLPSGDKPLKQFVSSLDTSSYPSPSSASFRIRSPQPTKKPANDGSLHSWLLQPASTSENSIGGFTDELHSILCTGHPESSKDIEEMMDNGSSLERVLNIPWLSNVSNNNISLRRKELSRERKQKWVFKKTQSGRFNRLIKMCGDKLGTKATIEVFDKLGRDTGLKEYNALIAVCLEKARTSNDEDDALEHMSEAFKTLKKMRERGFQVEEGTYGPFLMYFIDMGMVEEFFFFCGPIKEGNPSSVTRLGYYEMLLWIGVNNEEKIQELCNCIVAADEEDDFKLKENYLLALCESGRKDIMQLLEVIDITRISSVNVVANIFESLGRLSFDSFAEKFLWTLKNNDYKMADISRLIFSYVSAIPNLAVEDLFLKFKSLHMKFEITPSSASYEKLITYCCDLHKVHFALDIVHQMCEEGLSLSIEMLHSILHASEENYEYNLVRRIYSLIGCHNVKPTSETFRSMINLSVKMKDFNGAYAMLDDLKKLNISPTSTIYNTILAGYFRESNISGAMMVLKQMESEDVKPDSHTYSYLIANCNCEEDITKYCEAMKAAGIQVTKHIFMALINAYTACGQIEKAKQVVLDKGIPVNSLNEIKGALASALACSGMMPDALNIYKEIKQNGGTLEPKPVISLIEHFTSEGDVNILLQLLEELHDPDYWFDGCCRAVVHCVTKKHLRLALDLLKQLKDEFHKDDLALDVVFDECNCREAAKRFTDWPGFASSHEGRIRPYSFS; this is encoded by the exons ATGACCGCTTCTAAAGCCAAAACCCTTAGCTCCTTATTTAAAACCGCCGTTAGAAATGCCACTAAAGAGTCCTCCTCTTTACCCTCCGGTGACAAACCCCTAAAACAGTTCGTCTCCTCCCTTGACACCTCGTCATACCCATCCCCATCATCCGCTTCATTCAGAATACGTTCACCTCAACCTACCAAGAAACCCGCCAATGATGGTAGCCTTCACAGCTGGTTGCTACAACCTGCTTCAACTTCTG AGAATTCAATCGGGGGATTCACAGATGAGCTACATTCTATATTATGTA CTGGTCATCCAGAAAGTTCGAAGGATATCGAAGAAATGATGGATAATGGGAGTTCTTTAGAGAGAGTATTAAATATACCCTGGCTTTCTAACGTGTCTAACAATAACATATCCCTTAGGAGAAAAGAACTATCACGTGAAAGGAAACAGAAATGGGTGTTCAAGAAAACCCAGTCTGGTCGATTTAATCGGTTAATAAAGATGTGTGGAGATAAATTGGGCACAAAAGCTACTATAGAGGTTTTTGATAAATTGGGAAGAGATACTGGTTTGAAAGAGTACAATGCTCTAATAGCAGTTTGCCTGGAGAAGGCTAGGACCAGCAATGATGAAGATGATGCTTTAGAACATATGTCTGAGGCTTTTAAAACTTTGAAGAAAATGAGGGAACGGGGATTTCAGGTAGAGGAGGGCACATACGGTCCATTCCTTATGTATTTTATTGACATGGGTATGGTAGAAGAGTTCTTTTTTTTCTGTGGACCTATCAAAGAAGGGAATCCGAGTTCTGTTACTAGGTTAGGTTACTATGAGATGCTGTTGTGGATAGGAGTCAATAATGAAGAAAAGATCCAAGAACTTTGTAATTGTATTGTAGCTGCTGATGAGGAAGATGATTTTAAATTAAAAG AAAATTATTTGTTAGCACTTTGTGAAAGTGGAAGGAAGGACATCATGCAACTTTTAGAGGTTATtgatataacaagaatttcatcTGTGAACGTAGTTGCAAATATATTTGAATCATTGGGGAGGCTATCATTTGATTCATTTGCTGAGAAATTCCTTTGGACGTTAAAAAACAATG ATTACAAAATGGCTGATATCTCAAGGCTCATCTTTAGTTATGTCAGTGCCATTCCTAATTTAGCG GTTGAGGatttgtttttgaaattcaaaagcTTGCACATGAAATTCGAGATAACACCTTCATCCGCATCATATGAGAAGCTCATTACCTATTGCTGTGATTTACACAAG GTACATTTCGCTCTTGACATAGTTCACCAGATGTGTGAAGAGGGTTTGAGCTTGTCTATAGAGATGCTACATAGCATATTGCATGCTAGTGAAGAGAATTATGAGTATAATTTG GTTCGGCGAATTTATTCTTTGATTGGCTGCCATAATGTGAAGCCCACCAGTGAGACTTTCAGGAGTATGATAAATTTGTCTGTGAAAATGAAAGAT TTCAACGGAGCATATGCAATGCTTGATGACTTGAAGAAATTAAATATCTCACCCACATCTACTATTTATAATACCATACTTGCAGGATATTTTCGAGAG AGCAACATTAGTGGTGCCATGATGGTACTCAAGCAAATGGAAAGTGAAGATGTAAAACCAGATTCTCATACTTATAGCTATCTAATAGCCAACTGCAATTGTGAAGAGGATATTACAAAG TACTGCGAAGCAATGAAGGCTGCTGGAATTCAAGTCACAAAGCATATTTTTATGGCACTTATAAATGCATATACAGCTTGTGGGCAAATTGAGAAGGCAAAACAG gtagTCTTAGACAAAGGGATACCTGTTAACAGCCTGAACGAGATCAAAGGTGCACTTGCATCAGCCCTTGCTTGTAGTGGGATGATGCCTGATGCATTAAATATTTACAAGGAAATCAAGCAAAATGGGGGCACTTTGGAGCCTAAACCTGTTATCTCTCTCATT GAGCATTTTACTTCTGAGGGAGATGTGAATATATTACTTCAACTATTGGAGGAATTACATGATCCAGACTATTGGTTTGATGGCTGTTGCAGAGCGGTTGTACATTGTGTTACAAAAAAGCACTTAAG ATTGGCTCTTGATTTGCTCAAGCAGCTTAAGGATGAGTTTCATAAGGATGATTTGGCTTTGGATGTTGTTTTCGACGAG TGTAATTGCAGAGAGGCAGCCAAACGATTTACAGATTGGCCTGGCTTTGCTTCAAGCCATGAAGGACGAATTAGGCCTTACTCCTTCTCGTAA